TAGTGACTCTCTCTATTATGGTACTCTCCATATACCTAATGGGTCCAGACGCGTTCGATCCCGACCCTCCAAAACCGGAGAGCATGTTTGTTTTCGTCGCCGGCATTATATGCCTCGCAGTAGGTTGCTGTTTCTTCCTGCTCTTTGGAAGTCTCATCCAGGAGTGGAGCTTGGCCATCCCGAGGGACGTAGACTTGTAGATAAGTTGCTGATGTAATTGACAAGTATACCTAGTACGTGTTGTGTTCTTTATTGATTAACTCTCACCCAGCCGGCTAGTATACAGGCCGTGTGCACGTAGGAGCAAAAGGGAATATCCCGATGTATGGTTCTTACTGGCTACTGGATGATACAGAGTTCACAGTCGGTCATAATCTTTTGTTGTTCCAGACTGTTGAGCGCTCTATACGCATGTACTTTAATTTCCTTTCATCTCATTAGCATTTAGTCTTAAACGTGATGATCTCTCTATTCATCTATATATTGGCACTCAATGCCCGTGAATATATGTGATTTGCATCCTATCAATCCTCTACATGATATCAGCCAAACTCGACCTGCCCACCCTCCCAACCCATGCTGCTGCCCCATCGTTCCCCTTTGTCGCCGCTTCTACCCGCACCCACCTCGCCACTGCTTCTGCCCGTCTCCTGCACCTCCTACCGCGCCACTCCCACCACCTCCTGCCACACCGCTTCTCTCCTACCCACCCAACTTGCCGCACCGCCGCTGCACCCAAACCCTATACCCctctctaaccctagccgcctccgAACCCAACCTAGTGGACTTCTCTGGCAACTCCTCCCTCTCCAGAAGTAGCAATCCCTTCGCCAGTCCACCCGCCCCATCAGCCGCTAGCATCCGGGATCTTCTGGTCTTTGATCATATCCCGGTGAAACTCTCCCACACCGAGGCCAATTTTTACGCATGGAAGACGTAACTCGGTCTTCTCTTCCGCAGGAATGGTCTCTGCGACCACGTCGACGGCACTGTTGATTTCTTGGCCATGCGTGCTGATAGTGATTGGATGGCCATCGATACCACCATCATCCAGTGGTTCTTCCTCACTATCTTGAAGGAGATTTTTCACACCGTGGTGCGTGACGGCGACTTCGCTCGCACGATGTGGACCAAGATCACCGACCTCTTCATCGACAACAAGTTGCGGCGCATCGTCTTTCTTCAGGGAGAGTTTTTTTGGTCTTCACCAGAATGACTCTTCCATAGACGAGTTCTCACTGCTTCTCAAAACTCTCTCTGATGAGTTGCAAGACTTGGAGTTCCCGATCTTGGATGAGCTTGTCCTCTCCATGTTGATGGTCGGTCTCAACGAGGATCTCGGCAACGCCGCCTCCAACCCGGCGCTTCTTGCCACACCGACATACGAGAAGGCCGTGGCATACCTtcgtctcaggagcgccggctgCGGCACTTGCATGTGCGCGAGTCACACTGCCCTCGCCCTCCGACTCTCCCGCGGTGCCGCAGCCCCGACCCCTCTGGCGCAGGCGCAGCCCCCCACCCCAACCCCCGCGCGCtcgttgatatgtctccaacgtatctacatttttttattgtttcatgctattatattatcaccTTTGTATGCTTGCCATTTTATATTGTTTTTAtcgactaacctattaactcagtGTCCAGTGCCccttcctgttttctgcatgtttttggtTTTTTCCAGGAAATccataccaaacaaagtccaaacacgatgaaactttTTAACGATATTTTCTAGACAGAAAGTGgccctagaagcttcgggagaaGACCAGACGACCCACAAGGCGACCACAAGGCAAGGGCACACCCTGGTGCCTTTTAGGCCCCCCGTGGCTCCGTTTTCCCTAATTCCTGGCCTATAAATTCCCATATATTCAGAAACCCCTGAGGCAAGACCCAAAAACAATTCTTTCGCCGCCGCAATCCTCTATTTTTTCGCTATCCCATTTGGAGCCCTGTTCCGGTGTGctgccagagggggaaaccaTTGGGGAGGCGATCTCcatcaaccttgctgcctccATGATGATCTGTGAGTAGTTCCCACGGGACCTACGTGTCCatagcagtagctagatggctttctctctctttttatcttcaatacaatgatctcatCTAAGATCAATCCGATGTAACTTATGTGGTGCGTTTGTTGGGATCTGTTTTAGGTTATTGTCTAGGGAGAGTTGCCATGTGTTTATTCAGAAACATGGCAAGTAATGGGTTGTGGTTAAGAGGTACTTGTCATGTTCTTACTAACCAATATGGCAAAGTGTTCAGGTACTGATTCAGAGAAAGTTGCCATGTTTGTATTCAGTGACATGGCAAGTAAATACGTTGTTATCAAGAGGAAGTTGCCATGTTCTTATACAAATTGTGAGGATCAAAAATATTTGCTGTGATTGTGAACATTGACATGGCAACCGAAAATTCCAGAGACATACTACACAAAATTTCTGTGGAATCTTAAACAAAGGAAACAAACGTTTGCACCAAAAAGCATTCTAAATCCAGGGTTCATACAAAAATGAACAAAACATGCGTTGTGGGTGAAGCCTTACACGGTCAAAAATCTCAACCCCGAGCCCAAGGCTTAGCTACACCGCGGGGACAACCCCCGGCGACGGGAAACGGCCTCCCATACCATTCAGATGCGGGTTCGCCATGGAACCGCCGTGGAAAAACCAAAGGAGCGGCGTTGAGCAGTGAGTATTCTCGCGACGCTGTGGGTGGAGCTTCCCACGGGTGGAATGTCAACTGCGCGACGACGGGAAACGAGATCCCGCACCCTTCCGCCGCGGATTCTCCATGGAACCACCGCGGGATCACAGAGAAGAAAGGGGGCCATCGAGGGGTTCGCGGGGTTAACTTTGCGCGGCTTCAAAGTCGACGCGATGGAGCGGCTGCGTGGACTCCCGGCAACGGGAACCGGCCTCCACGACACTTCCACGGAGAGTCACCGTGGAATCGCCTCGCCGTTTCCCAAAATTGCCACGAAGATGGGAGAAAACGGAGTGGAATGCGGGGTGGACGGGAAGTAAAGGCGACTGGGTGATTAAACGGCTATGTGTCGATATAACCGCGAGGCAGCGATCGTGGAGAGTGGCCGTTCGGGCAAGGCAAGCGGTGGAAACGTCGCCGCGCGCTGACGTGGCACTCGAGCCAAGGGAGCAATGATGTAAGATTCGAAAATGAATGGAGATCACTATCATTTAGGTTGTTAAATGgtaaaaattgcaaaaaaaagtCAAGTCTGTCCCCTGTGTGACGGTGGGGTCCCTGTTTGGCGACAAGCAGAGCGATTAGGTTTTCCTCGCCCCTGGCGGCCCCTCTCGCCGGCGGCGGGTCGATCTGGTCGCGCCCCCCTCCGATCCCCTCCAGTCTCCCATCGAGGTGGTTGTCCCCTTGCTACTCTCATCTCCCCCCACCCCCCGGTCAGCCTTCGGGTATCAGTGCACGCGAGCGTACACCCCCACCATCCTTTGGTTCCTCTAGGATAGTTCGATTTCTTCCATCTCCAAGGTGTGGGGAGCACGGGGTTGGTCGGGAGCCATGGACAGCGTTGAAGACAAGTTGAAGCGCATGAATCTCTCAGAGGCTGAGAGGAGGGGTGTGAAAATCGGCTGGAGGAGAGCGGCGGAGCAGAAGGGGAGTGTGGCTAAAGCAATGGGGAAGTTGTTCTCTGATAAACCGGGACATGTAGGAGGTATGGAGCTGGCGCTAGGCAAGATTTGGTGCCCGATGAAGAGGCTGGAGGTGAAGGAGATGGGAGAGAACCGATTCTTGTTCCTTTTTCATCAGGAGGCGGGGAAGAGAAAAGCACTGGATAATGGCCCATGGACCTTTGGCAAGGAGCTGCTCGTGATGGAAGACTTCGATCCTCGCAAAACACTAGAGGATTACACTTTCGACACGGTGCCGATCTGGGCGAGAATCTACAATGTTCCGCTGGGAATGATGTGTCGGGAGGTGGGGGAAGACTTGGGGGAAGAAATTGGTAAATTGATGGAGGTTGATGCTGGCGAGGATGGGACGGCATTGGGTAAATGCTTGAGGGTAAAAGTGAAGATCAAAGTCACTGAACCTCTCATGAGGGGACTGTACCTAGACGTGGAACCGGAAGAGGGGGAAACAGGGAGTGACATGGAGGTAGGCATGACCGATGGAGAGAGATCAAAAAAGGATAAGgaagggaggatctagtgccattTTGAGTACGAATATTTGCCTGATTTCTGCTATACTTGTGGGAGGCTTGGTCATGTGGACAGAGAGTGCAGCATCAGGCTGAGAAAGGGCCAGAAAGCTGAGTTTGGAAGATGGCTGAAGTATGTGCCGGAAAGAGCTCATGTCAATGAGGCAGGAAGAACAAACTGGAGAGAAAACAGTGGTGGCAGTTCAGGCAGGAGGTATGGGTGGCTGAATAGCGAGGGGAGGTCTAGGAGTGATGTGGAGTCCTGGAAGAAATCGAGTGGAAGTGGGGGAGACAAGGAAAAGAAGAGCACGATCGAAACTGAAGTTACAAGTCCTCTAAAGATCACACTGCCAGCCAGCGAGCAAAATAAGGAAAAGAGTGGGGATAAGAGCAAAAAATGTCTGAGGTTTGGCGCTTTGGAGGAAGCGGAAGGATCAGGGAGTGCGGCCACAAACGAGGCAGTCCCAAACAAGCAGGGGGACCCTTCTGCAGGGGTAGAGAGAGGAGCAATAGACGCCGAGAGAGGTGGAAAGAGTGATATAAAGGGGGAACTGCAGCCAGATGTGAAGGCTCATACCTTAAAAAAAGAGTAAGAAGGGCAGGAATGGCACGTTTAAGCGTGTGTCTAGGGAGAGTACGGGGGTAGCAGCTTCAGTGGTCATCGGTGAGAAGAGGAAGGGAGAGGACATGGATATTGATGTTATGGGGGGGCCAAAGAAGACGAAGGGAGGGGGGAGTGACAAGGAGGGAGACGGAGCCGTAAAGAAATGTGAGGATGCGGGGCTGCCGGGACAGCCCTGCGGGAACCAATGAAGCTTATCTCATGGAATTGCCGGGGGTTGGGGAACGGCCCAGCAATTCGCAGCCTTCTGGAGCTCCAGAAGGAGGAGGACCCCGATGTGCTTTTTTTGTCAGAAACAAGGATGGTGCGTGGCAGGCTGGAATGGTTGAGGTGGAAGATGGGCATGACCAATATGATTGTAAAAGACTGCGAGGGGCAGAGTGGTGGACTGGCTTTGTTTTGGTAGAATCATGTTAATCTTAAGCTAATTGGTTTTGTCTCTCGGCACCATATTGATACGGAAATAACTGAATCGGACGGATTCGTTTGGCGGTTCACAGGGATTTATGGAGAACCAAAGCATGATGAAAAGGATAAGACGTGGAAATTACTGCGAAACCTGAAACACCAAAGCAATAAGCCTTGGCTGTGTGCCGGAGATTTCAGTGAGATCCTACATTCATGGGAGAAGGATGGAGGAGCACCTCGAATTCAAGCTTGCATGGACCGTTTTAAGGCGGCTCTAGAGGTGTGTGAGCTACGAGATCTCGGCTTTGTGGGGGACACCTTCACTTGGCGAAATCACAGTCATGATGCTTCCCGGTACATTAAAGAAAGACTGGATAGGGCGGTCGACATGCAGACTTGGTGCAACAGATTCCCAGCATTCCGTGTCATCAATGGAGACCCTCGGCACTCGGATCACCGCCCGATAATTATTGAGCTGCAGGGAGCTGCTAAGCTAAGAAGGGGGTCGGCGAGGAGTTTGGAGCCCAGATTTGAAGCGAGATGGCTTGAAGAGGAGATGTGTCGAGAACTAGTTCGAAACAAGTGGGAGAGAGAGATGGCGGGCAGTGACAAGAAGGTAGCAGAGGTGACAAGAGGAGTGATGACAGACCTTGTTGATTGGAGTAGAAATATCCTGGGGGACCTAGATAAGAGAATTTGCAGAACAAAGGAGTTAGAGCGGTGTAGACGTGGTAACATTGGGCCGGAGCAAGTTAGGAGGGAGGAGGTGTTGCGATTCATGCTGAACCGGTTGGAGGAGCAAAGAGAAACCTATTGGAGGCAACGGGCACATGTACATTGGTTGAAGTGCGGGGATAGAAACACAAAATTCTTCCATGCAGCAGCCTCAGAGAGAAAGCGAAGGAATAAGATTAGAAGGTTGAAGAAGGAGGATGGAACGGTGGTGGAGGAAGAGGGGGCCATGAAAGATGTGGTGACTAACTATTTTTTGAATCTTTTTACCTCCCATGCAGGTACGAGGACGGAGGAGCTCTTGGGTCACGTTGACCCTCGAGTGACTCCGCAAATGAATGCCTTACTCGGCGAGGCGTTCACAGAAAAGGAGGTAGTTGACGCCTTGCAAAGTATTGGAGACCTAAAGGCCCCGGGTCCGGATGGTATGCCATCTATCTTCTATAAAAAATGTTGGGATATTGTGGGAGAGAATGTGATTACTGAAGTTCTGTGTGTGCTTAATGGGGGTCCTATGCCTGAAGGTTGGAATGATACATGTGTTGTCCTCATACCGAAGGTGCTTAATCCGGAGAGCATGAAGGACTTGAGGCCCATTAGTCTGTGCAATGTGGTGTATAAACTCATCTCGAAGGTACTCGCTAACCGGCTGAAACAAATACTCCCTGACATCATTTCACCAAACCAGAGCGCTTTTGTACCAGGCCGCTTGATCACGGATAATATCTTGCTTGCTTATGAATGTACCCATTACATGCAGAATAAGAGAACGGGAAAAGATGGCTATGCTGCGGTGAAGTTAGATATGAGCAAGGCATATGACAAGGTGGAGTGGGACTTTTTGGAGAAGATGATGTACCAGCTCGGCTTTGAGGAGAGGTGGATTAAGCTGGTAATGCTATGTATCTCCACTGTGTCATACAAGTTTAAGGTGAATGGAGAATGCACGGATGTGGTGGTGCCCCAAAGAGGTCTCCGTCAAGGTGATCCTCTATCACCGTATCTGTTTTTGATTGTTGCCGAGGGGTTTTCCTCCTTGCTTAATAGAGCGGAAAGGGAGGGAAGATTAAATGGAATACGTATTTGCAATGGTGCCCCGAGTTTAAACCATCTACTGTTTGCAGATGACTGTTTGGTACTTATGAAAGCTTCGCGAGAGAGTGCCATACATCTGCAGAACGTGCTAAATCTGTATGAGGTGTGCTCGGGACAGAGTGTGAACTACGACAAGTCTTCCGTTATGTTCAGCAAGACCACAGGTGCAGTGCAGAAACAACAGGTGCTAGCAGAGTTGCAAATTGGAAATGTGACCAGATCAGAGAGGTACTTGGGGCTGCCGGTGTATGTGGGCAGGAACAAAACCAAAATGTTTGAATACTTAAAGGACCGCATGTGGAATCGAATCCAAGGCTGGTTGGAAAGGCTAATGTCGAAGGCAGCCAAAGATGTGCTCATAAAAGCTTGTGCCCAGGCAATACccactgtcggggatataccccgtggtatgacccggccggaagtatgacccggccggacttggcatttcgctgatgacccggcggaggactagcgactcatgggtctggcggctcattggtcagacagctcatgaaccagacgactcatggatggccccgacggcgggtcagatagaagacaaggcccaaggcccagaaggccggctcacgtttatgatgggccggcttaagaagaaagggatgacgaatatttcctttatgaggaagcaagacccggacttgtaattaacttgtaagagaagatagactagtcctagtcctactaggactccacatgtaacccgcccctctaacttatataaggaggggcagggcaccccaaagagggacaagcaacaagaaataatctctagggctaaacaccgagagctggagccggcgactctcccgtgatcataatgaggcCTAGCCTcaacagcacgtagggttgttaccggatgatgtttcccggggcccgaagctgtctaaacccttgtcttgtgcgttgatccgcgctgcgtctctcatcccaatcaacccctctcaagctactacatagatgcgctggcctcacgactaagtcctcacgctaaggacatctgccgtgacaattccacgacagttggcgcccaccgtggggcttgcgcacggtggtgttgagttcttgaagggatctcttTTAGGGATCGAAAAGTCTGCAATTTTTCGGATGAACCGGTTTAAGAGGACTTGCGTCAACTTCAAAGGTCACCGGTCCAGATTTGGGATCTATGAAATTTAAGGTTCAGGAAAAATTAGGGTTACTGCTGCTCTCGTCTGACGATCCTTCGAAGCCAACAGGAGATATTTCCAGCTGTGCACTGCCGCACCGCCGATCCGCCGAGACCGGCAAAAGATCTGGTCTTGCTGAGATAGGTCGCCGCTTTATGGTAATATGCGAGTTGCTATCACTACTTCCAATACAACCGTCCGAACCCGAGTCACGCACGACGGCCGTTTGCGGCCTCGCAAGGTTTCTAGATCAGCCTAGCACCAATATCTACAGTACGGATCGCAGACAGACGTGGAAAAATCAAATGTCTACAGGGCTAATGGATGCCCACGTCTCGTCCACGGGAAGAGCCCCTGTGCAATTACTATACCTGCATGGATTCCAGGGAAAAGAGTTTAAAAAAAAAGAGGGCCGCCATGTAGAGGGCATGGGTGTGGACTGAGGGTCAACCGGCCCGGTTCATATCCACCACGGGCACCCGCGCTTCGCTGACCCGCCATGGCCGATGCATGAAGAGCCGCCCCGGTCTGCAATGCTACCTCTAAGCCGCCTGGATCACCCCTCGCCTCCCGACTGAGTCGTCGTCGCGCTTCACCTCCCCCGGGTCGCCGTTGGGCTTAAACGAGCCGCCTGCATTGTTTCTGAGACGACACAAGGGCGCATCTTGGTTTCTTTCATCGTGCGTGCGTTACCTCAAAACGCTGCAGAATCGGCCACGACCCGGATTACTCTGAGCTGCTGCTGAGGTCACCTCCGCCCTTACGCGACGTCGCCTGCAGATTGAGCCGGCGCGTCTCTGCGAAAACTGACGCCCACAAGTTCGCCTCCACCCTCGCGGTAGCGCCAAGCCGCCTCGCGTTGGCATCCTTCAGCCGTCTGGGCCTCGCACAACCTCCGCCGTGAGCCGCCCTCCGGGTTACGGCTGAACCGCACCCGTCTCGTCGCCTCCGCAGTCACGAGCCAACCGCCCGCAGTATCTTCTACCGCCACCGCGACTTCATCCTGCAGTTTTCCGCCACCGCGACTTCATCCTGCAGTtttccgcctccgccgccgtggCCTACCGTATCAAGCCGTCCGGCCTCGTGGCCGTCTCCGTCGAAGCTTCAAGCCGGCCTCGCGGCCACGCGCCTCTGCGTCCGCGCCTCGGTCCTGGCTGCCGGTTTATGTgcctctttgaccaggactgtgATCCGCTAAGGGCTTTTACGAGAACTGACACCGCTACGGGGCAAGCCGGTTTTAACCGGCCCGGTTATCATGAATCGCTACTGCCAAAGTCAAATCCCAGGCTGTTCACCTCGGCACCACGGCGCCAGTGAACCGGCTTCCCCCTGCGCAAGATCCCGCACCATGAGCCGCCTGATGCCTCCGCTCGTGGGTCACCGACGCACCTGTCCACCCGCCGCCGGCTCGTGCGCCGCCCTGATTAAATCGCCTCACTTCACGCCGCCACGGCCCGTCCCTGCGCGACTCGGCGAACGAATCATCGATCTTCACCAAGTCGAGCGCCGCCGAGTCATCCTTGCTCGTTTTTCTGCCACGAGTGTTTCTGCTTCTGcgtgacccccccccccccccccgtgtgaCCCGCCGTGGTCGGCTGCTCCTCTGTTCCAGGGTTTGTCCGCACCCTCGTCTGCACCAAGCCGCCGCAGGCTTCTAGCCCCTGCGCCCCCGCAGTCCCTTCTTCTGCTGCTGCTCCGGGTCGCGGGAGAATCGCCCTTCTTCTACTATTACTCCGGGCCGCCGGAGAGCCACCCCCGCTTCTGCTACTGTGCCGGGGCTATATTGAGCCGCCCTTGCCGCTTTGAGCCGCCGGGGTTATATTAAGTCGCCGGTCTGCCTGAGCCGCCGGAACTATATTGAGTCGCTGGTCTGCCGGAGCCACCTCTGTCGCGATAAACGGATCATCCGTCGTCCGgacaaatcaggtgatatccatccaagtttgttttattagcacatattgtttttgtcaaagaacagtttacctttgccttggtctgcaatattgtttatgcagggcAATTATTTATAACAAAAAATGATATTATACCACGGAGATGGAGGCACACCAACATCTTTTGGCACAGGTGGTCGTCGTTACTCAACGgactcccgcaccggcttacaacgccatggttgtctctcgcgaccgcaccggcttacaacgccgtggccgtctctcgcgaccacgccaacttacaacgccgtggccgtctctcgcgaccacgccggcttacaacaaggaggacaactcacccgtccgcaccggtttacaatgccacggccgactcatctgtctgtgccgcctcttATGTTACGGTCGTCTttaccgtccgtctctcgcggcctggtctacatcaacataccaGGCCGCACTTGTCTAGATGAGTTGTTTATTGATTATGAGCAAGccactacttgggaagcccggttttcttccaacaaactggaggcaaattatcatatattatcagccgtcgtctgcaccggatggttcaatgggcaggcgcacgagtcgccgccactacagtttggttaacttcgaACAACCAGTTGGAAGGAGCCATTGGCCGAGTTGTTGACACGGCTCAtatgggatcatttataacccgccgcagtcaatTCAACCTTCTGTGGGTTCACATCGCGCTATTAATGCGCTGATGATATACACCCTCTGCTCTGGtacaatatggagaatctcaagccaactcctcgaatcgtcttgagactcgggggctacaatggcATGACTCGGGAATTTCGAGTcattggagggaatgataacccggttccagaggctactaccatattgatgaaaatttaaaggccgtcagaaatttgctggttcaaaataaagattccggtttaaaatccggtttaagagatatctttctcccgcaaaagttttgaagctctcaaatccggttcaaacatccggctcaaggtaaatttatatcttacgaagctttgaagctctcaatatccggtttacaaatttccggttcaaaaagaagttgtctctcgcaaagttcgagttctcaggaaaaattaaaggggccaaagagagtctgttacaaagcacaactcaaatatagataccctgctttaatgaccattgggagctgatcgtattccaatttagcttaaccctttgggtgtgaccctgatcgtattcgaatcagagtcgttaaatattctcatgatcactagggggcttcctgttcaaacataggtcgtattcgaaccaaagagaacatagctgtcggtaccctcttgatcggcacactgccgagctcactagggggcttcttgatcgtattcgaatcatagctcaacccttttttgggaaccgacgtggatcgtattcgaatcagc
The sequence above is a segment of the Aegilops tauschii subsp. strangulata cultivar AL8/78 chromosome 6, Aet v6.0, whole genome shotgun sequence genome. Coding sequences within it:
- the LOC109742703 gene encoding uncharacterized protein isoform X1; this translates as MDRFKAALEVCELRDLGFVGDTFTWRNHSHDASRYIKERLDRAVDMQTWCNRFPAFRVINGDPRHSDHRPIIIELQGAAKLRRGSARSLEPRFEARWLEEEMCRELVRNKWEREMAGSDKKVAEVTRGVMTDLVDWSRNILGDLDKRICRTKELERCRRGNIGPEQVRREEVLRFMLNRLEEQRETYWRQRAHVHWLKCGDRNTKFFHAAASERKRRNKIRRLKKEDGTVVEEEGAMKDVVTNYFLNLFTSHAGTRTEELLGHVDPRVTPQMNALLGEAFTEKEVVDALQSIGDLKAPGPDGWNDTCVVLIPKVLNPESMKDLRPISLCNVVYKLISKNKRTGKDGYAAVKLDMSKAYDKVEWDFLEKMMYQLGFEERWIKLVMLCISTVSYKFKVNGECTDVVVPQRGLRQGDPLSPYLFLIVAEGFSSLLNRAEREGRLNGIRICNGAPSLNHLLFADDCLVLMKASRESAIHLQNVLNLYEVCSGQSVNYDKSSVMFSKTTGAVQKQQVLAELQIGNVTRSERYLGLPVYVGRNKTKMFEYLKDRMWNRIQGWLERLMSKAAKDVLIKACAQAIPTVGDIPRGMTRPEV
- the LOC109742703 gene encoding uncharacterized protein isoform X2, translating into MDRFKAALEVCELRDLGFVGDTFTWRNHSHDASRYIKERLDRAVDMQTWCNRFPAFRVINGDPRHSDHRPIIIELQGAAKLRRGSARSLEPRFEARWLEEEMCRELVRNKWEREMAGSDKKVAEVTRGVMTDLVDWSRNILGDLDKRICRTKELERCRRGNIGPEQVRREEVLRFMLNRLEEQRETYWRQRAHVHWLKCGDRNTKFFHAAASERKRRNKIRRLKKEDGTVVEEEGAMKDVVTNYFLNLFTSHAGTRTEELLGHVDPRVTPQMNALLGEAFTEKEVVDALQSIGDLKAPGPDGWNDTCVVLIPKVLNPESMKDLRPISLCNVVYKLISKNKRTGKDGYAAVKLDMSKAYDKVEWDFLEKMMYQLGFEERWIKLVMLCISTVSYKFKVNGECTDVVVPQRGLRQDDCLVLMKASRESAIHLQNVLNLYEVCSGQSVNYDKSSVMFSKTTGAVQKQQVLAELQIGNVTRSERYLGLPVYVGRNKTKMFEYLKDRMWNRIQGWLERLMSKAAKDVLIKACAQAIPTVGDIPRGMTRPEV